A window from Gottschalkiaceae bacterium SANA encodes these proteins:
- the rplD gene encoding 50S ribosomal protein L4, whose amino-acid sequence MAKVALYNVSGQSVGEIELNDNVFGIEVNEHAVYEAVKSLLANKRQGTQSAKSRGEVRGGGRKPWRQKGTGRARQGSTRSPNWVGGGTVFAPKPRDYSYRINRKVRQLAMKSALTSKVQDAELKVLDTLTFEAPKTKAMAAVLKNLEVGKKTLIVLAEKDDAVIKSAKNLPNVETTLVNTLNVYDILNNDSFIITEAAVRKVEEVYA is encoded by the coding sequence ATGGCTAAGGTAGCATTATATAACGTTTCAGGTCAATCGGTTGGTGAAATCGAATTGAACGATAACGTATTCGGGATCGAAGTAAATGAACATGCCGTATATGAAGCGGTAAAATCTCTTCTTGCGAACAAGCGCCAAGGAACGCAATCTGCGAAATCACGCGGAGAAGTTCGCGGTGGTGGTCGTAAGCCATGGAGACAAAAAGGAACAGGCCGAGCACGTCAAGGCTCTACCAGATCTCCTAACTGGGTCGGCGGTGGTACTGTATTTGCTCCAAAACCACGCGATTACAGCTATCGAATCAACCGTAAAGTGCGACAATTGGCGATGAAATCTGCATTGACTTCTAAAGTACAAGACGCAGAATTGAAGGTTTTGGACACTTTGACGTTTGAAGCGCCAAAGACAAAAGCTATGGCCGCAGTTCTGAAAAATCTGGAAGTCGGAAAGAAAACATTGATCGTACTTGCAGAAAAGGATGATGCAGTTATCAAATCGGCAAAAAACTTGCCGAATGTTGAAACAACCTTGGTGAATACGCTAAATGTTTATGACATCTTGAACAACGACAGCTTCATTATTACTGAGGCAGCTGTACGAAAAGTTGAGGAGGTGTACGCATAA
- the rplC gene encoding 50S ribosomal protein L3 — translation MKGIVGKKVGMTQIFTEAGDVVPVTVIEAKPMVVVQKKTVETDGYNAIQVGFGEIKEKNINQPKKGHYAKAGVAYKRVLKEFALDDVEAFELGQEISVAVFTEGDHIDATGISKGKGFSGTIKRHNQSRGPMSHGSHYHRAPGSMGSSSSPSRVFKGKKLPGQMGHVKVTVQNLEIVKVDEENNMLLVKGALPGPKGGMLTLKATVKTK, via the coding sequence ATGAAAGGTATTGTTGGAAAGAAAGTTGGCATGACGCAGATTTTTACTGAAGCAGGCGACGTAGTCCCAGTAACAGTAATTGAAGCAAAGCCAATGGTAGTTGTGCAAAAGAAAACGGTCGAAACAGATGGATACAATGCGATCCAAGTCGGTTTTGGCGAAATCAAAGAGAAAAACATCAACCAACCAAAAAAAGGACATTATGCAAAAGCTGGTGTTGCTTACAAACGAGTTTTGAAAGAATTTGCGTTGGACGATGTTGAGGCGTTTGAATTGGGTCAAGAGATCAGCGTTGCAGTATTTACTGAAGGCGATCATATTGATGCAACGGGAATCTCTAAAGGTAAAGGATTCTCGGGTACAATCAAGCGACACAATCAATCGCGTGGACCAATGTCTCACGGTTCTCACTATCACCGAGCACCAGGTTCAATGGGTTCTTCCTCATCTCCATCTCGCGTATTCAAAGGCAAAAAATTGCCAGGGCAGATGGGTCATGTGAAAGTAACGGTTCAGAATTTGGAAATCGTGAAAGTGGACGAAGAAAACAACATGCTGTTAGTCAAAGGCGCGTTGCCAGGCCCTAAGGGTGGCATGCTTACTTTAAAAGCGACAGTAAAAACGAAATAA
- the rpsJ gene encoding 30S ribosomal protein S10 — protein sequence MAKQKIRIRLKAYDHKVLDESAKKIVDTAKRTGAAVSGPVPLPTEKEIITVIRAVHKYKDSREQFEQRTHKRLIDILQPTPKTVDALMKLNLPAGVDIEIKL from the coding sequence ATGGCAAAACAAAAGATTCGAATTCGATTAAAGGCTTATGATCATAAAGTGCTAGATGAGTCCGCGAAAAAGATTGTTGACACTGCTAAACGTACTGGTGCTGCTGTTTCTGGTCCCGTGCCGCTACCAACGGAAAAAGAAATTATCACGGTAATTCGTGCCGTACACAAGTACAAAGATTCTCGTGAGCAATTTGAACAACGGACACACAAACGATTGATTGACATTCTTCAACCAACACCGAAAACGGTAGATGCGTTGATGAAGTTAAATTTACCGGCTGGTGTCGATATCGAAATCAAACTATAG
- the tuf_1 gene encoding elongation factor Tu: MGKQHFERNKPHVNVGTIGHVDHGKTTLTAAITRVLHERLGTGEAVAFDNIDKAPEERERGITISTAHVEYETENRHYAHVDCPGHADYVKNMITGAAQMDGAILVCSAADGPMPQTREHILLSRQVGVPEIVVFMNKADMVDDDELLELVEMEIRELLGEYEYDGDEAAVVIGSALKALEDPTSEWGDKILELMAAVDEKIEAPERDIDKPFLMPIEDVFSITGRGTVVTGRVERGIVRVQDQVAIVGLQDEPTMSVCTGVEMFRKLLDEGRAGDNIGALLRGVQRDDVERGQVLAKPGTIHPHTKFEAEVYVLTKEEGGRHTPFFNGYRPQFYFRTTDITGAISLQEGVEMCMPGDNATFSIEMIHPIAMEEGLRFAVREGGRTVASGVVTKIIQ; encoded by the coding sequence ATGGGAAAACAACATTTTGAACGTAACAAACCACATGTAAATGTCGGAACGATCGGTCACGTCGATCATGGTAAAACAACTTTGACTGCAGCAATCACTCGTGTTCTTCACGAACGATTGGGAACTGGTGAAGCGGTTGCATTTGATAACATTGACAAGGCACCTGAAGAGCGAGAGCGTGGAATCACAATCTCGACAGCACACGTTGAGTACGAGACTGAAAATCGTCACTACGCACACGTGGATTGCCCAGGTCATGCCGATTACGTTAAGAACATGATCACTGGTGCTGCTCAAATGGACGGCGCGATCTTGGTATGTTCTGCAGCAGACGGCCCAATGCCTCAAACACGCGAGCATATCCTTTTGTCTCGTCAGGTAGGCGTTCCTGAGATCGTTGTATTCATGAACAAAGCGGACATGGTAGACGACGACGAGCTTTTGGAATTGGTAGAAATGGAAATTCGTGAGCTTTTGGGCGAATACGAGTACGATGGAGACGAAGCTGCCGTAGTAATCGGTTCTGCTTTGAAAGCATTGGAAGATCCTACAAGCGAGTGGGGAGACAAGATTCTTGAATTGATGGCAGCAGTCGATGAAAAAATCGAAGCGCCTGAGCGAGATATCGACAAGCCGTTCTTGATGCCAATCGAGGATGTATTCTCAATCACAGGTCGTGGTACAGTTGTTACCGGCCGTGTTGAGCGTGGTATCGTTCGTGTTCAAGATCAAGTAGCTATTGTTGGTTTGCAAGATGAGCCTACAATGTCAGTTTGTACCGGAGTTGAAATGTTCCGTAAATTGTTAGATGAAGGTCGTGCAGGCGACAACATCGGCGCATTGCTTCGTGGTGTTCAACGTGATGACGTTGAGCGTGGCCAAGTATTGGCAAAACCAGGAACAATTCATCCTCATACAAAATTTGAAGCAGAAGTTTACGTGTTGACAAAAGAAGAGGGTGGACGTCATACTCCATTCTTCAACGGTTACCGTCCTCAATTCTACTTCCGTACAACAGACATCACTGGTGCAATCTCTCTTCAAGAGGGTGTTGAAATGTGTATGCCTGGTGACAACGCAACATTCTCGATCGAAATGATTCACCCGATCGCGATGGAAGAAGGACTTCGATTTGCAGTTCGTGAAGGCGGACGTACAGTCGCTTCCGGCGTTGTAACTAAGATCATTCAATAA